The nucleotide sequence GGAACAGAAAATTCAGTCCCCCTATTTCTAGAAGATTCCCCATTGGTTTCTCTGGGATTAGCCAGATAAAAAAAGCTTCCATTCAACATAAAACTGTGCGAAAGCATTCTATAACCCTGAAGCTCCAAGGTTCCTCCAAATCCCCCATCACCAGGCTGAATGGACTGGTCTACTGTCAACTCCAATGTTTGGTCCCTGTTGTCCCCTTGGTTATAAAAAGTACTGGTCGCACCATAATCTCCTGTGGGCAACTTTATTCCCAGACCCACAGAGAAATTGCCTCTGGAATTCTTATCAGGATTCAACACCCAGTAAGCAGCGCTCAACCTAATATCACCCAGCCCACTTGCATAGGTTTTATGACGATCTCCCAATCCATTTGGAGGATTTCCTCCGTGTTCATACATGGAAGACCGCTCATGATAAACCAGTGGCAGAATCAACGAGCCATACCACCTGTCACTAAAACCATAAGAAACTGAAGCATCAAAGAAATAGGAATCATTGATCACTTCTGTTCCTTCTTCTACCCTATAGGTCTCTTCTTCATGGCCCCTAAAGTGCCTGAAGGAATGAAAATACCTGAAATTCCCATTGATCAGCCACTCCCCTTTTGGTAAGAAAGATTCGGAGCCCACTTGCCCATTACAGGTTGAAAAACCACGAATCGCCACACAGCCTTGTGAATAAGCCTTTTGAACAGCAATAATTAGGGTGAATAATAAAGTAATTAAGTAGATTTTTTTCATATACACTTCTGGTTATTTATGAGGGTTACTAATAATCAACAAGTATATAATTTAAGCAAATCAAGGCATAATTCAACCTATTTTCAGGTCTGGAAAGAAAAAAAATAAAAAGGAGCCCCTGCTTGAGGGCTCCTCTTATCGTATTTAATTTCAAAGGAATTATAAAACATCAATCCTTTACTTCTTCATAATCTACATATTCACCACCTCGAATATCTTTCTTACTTCTTTTCTCATATTCTTTGGGCACATAGTCCACATGGATTTCTCCATCACTCTTGGCGGCCCGTTGCTGAGTCCTTTGCTCTTCCCTCGCAGCTGCTTTTACCTGCTGAGCAAATTGCCCCAATTTGGACCTTAAGAAGTAGCGGAAAAGCTGCCCAAACAACCAACCGATACAAAGAATTAATATGATATACTTCAAAGCGAAATGTATTTAATTACAAATTATCTACTTAGATATAGGTTTCTCTCAGAGTAGATCTTCAAGAAGTAATCATCCATTAAATCATCGATAAAATAGATGGCCTCTCCCGTAGACTTCATCTCTGGTCCTAACTCTTTATTGACATTTGGGAACTTATGGAAAGAGAATACCGGCTCTTTGATCGCATATCCTTTCTTGGTAGGATTGAATTTAAAGTCGGTCACTTTATTGGCACCCAACATCACTTTTACGGCATAATTTACATAAGGTTCTTGATATGCCTTACAAATAAACGGAACCGTCCTAGACGCTCTTGGGTTAGCCTCAATCACATATACCTTATCGTCTTTGATCGCAAACTGAATATTGATCAACCCAACAGTTTTCAAAGCGAGAGCAATTTTCTCTGTATAGGTTTCTATCTGCCTGATCACCAAATCGCCCAAGTTATATGGAGGCAATACCGCATAAGAGTCTCCAGAGTGAATTCCCGCTGGCTCTATATGCTGCATGATACCAATGATATATACATTCTCTCCATCGCATATCGCATCCGCTTCTGCTTCTATTGCTCCCTCAAGGAAGTGATCCAAAAGGATTTCATTATCAGGAATATCCTTCAAAACTTCCACGACATGCTGCTCAAGCTCCTTCTCATTGATCACGATCTTCATCCCTTGGCCTCCCAATACATACGAAGGTCTTACCAATAGTGGGAATCCAATAGTTTTACAAAGCTCCAGGGCTTCATCAGTATTATGGATAGTGCCAAACTCTGGATAAGGCACATCATTTTCTTTCAGCAAGCTAGAGAATTCACCACGGTCTTCTGCAAGGTCCAAAGCCTCAAAGCTAGTACCCAAAATTTTCACCCCGTATTTCTCCAGCTTCTCAGCCAGTTTCAGGGCTGTCTGACCACCTAACTGAACGATTACACCTTCAGGCTTTTCATGAAGAATGATTTCATAGATATGTTCCCAGAACACCGGTTCAAAATAAAGCTTATCTGCAATATCAAAGTCAGTGGAAACAGTTTCAGGATTACAATTGATCATGATGGTTTCATAACCACACTCCTTTGCCGCCAAAACACCATGAACGCAAGAATAATCGAACTCAATCCCCTGACCAACTCGGTTTGGACCAGATCCTAATACAATGACCTTCTTTTTGTCACTTGAGATAGATTCATTTTCCTCACCAAAAGAAGAGTAATAGTATGGCGTCTGCGCTTCAAATTCAGCCGCACAGGTATCTACCAATTTATACACACGCTTGATACCCATTTCGTCCCTACGCTTCTTGAAGACTTCACTCTCCAAGCACCCCAGAAGGTGGGCAATCTGACGGTCTGCATAACCTTTGTGCTTAGCCATCACCATCAAGTCCTTAGGAATAGTATCCAAGGTATACTTGTCCAAGGTGATATCCAAGTGTACCAATTCCTCGATTTGCTTCAAGAACCACTTATCGATTTTGGTTAAATCTTGGATCGTTCTAAAGGAAATACCCAATTTAAAGGCATCATAAATATGGAAAAGTCGATTCCAGCTAGGATGTTCCAAACTATACAAAATCTGTTCTTGATTTTTCAGTTCTTTGCCATCTGCACCAAGACCATTTCTCTTGATTTCCAAAGACTGACAAGCTTTCTGCAAGGCCTCTTGGAAATTCCTACCAATACCCATTACTTCACCTACCGCTTTCATGGAAAGGCCCAATCTACGGTCAGAACCTTTGAACTTATCAAAGTTCCATCTAGGAATCTTAACGATCACATAGTCAATTGCAGGTTCAAAGAAGGCAGAAGTCGTTCCGGTAATGGAGTTAGGCAATTCGTCCAAATTATATCCAACAGCTAGCTTGGCTGCCACCTTGGCAATAGGATAACCAGTGGCCTTGGAAGCCAGTGCTGAAGAACGTGAAACCCTTGGGTTAATCTCAATCCCAATGATTGTCTGGTTATCAGGGCTTACAGAGAACTGAACGTTACAACCACCAGCAAAATTACCAATTCCATTCATCATCTTGATGGCCAAGTTTCTCATTTCCTGATAAACTGGATCAGGCAAGGTCATGGCAGGAGCTACTGTGATAGAATCACCGGTGTGTACCCCCATTGGGTCAAAGTTTTCAATAGAACAGATAACAATCATATTACCTAGACTATCACGAAGTACTTCTAGCTCATATTCTTTCCACCCCAAGATACTCTGTTCAACCAGTACCTCGTGCGTTGGAGAAGCTTTAAGCCCGCTCATTAGGGCCTTCTCAAAATCTTCTTCTTTTTCTACGAAACCACCACCAGTACCACCAAGGGTGTATGAAGGTCTAATGACTAATGGAAAACCAATTTCCTGAGCAATTTCTTTACCCTGCAGGAAGGACGTTGCTGTCTTACCAACACAAACCCCTACATTAAGCTCCTCCATTAAAGCCTTGAATTTTTCACGGTTTTCTGCAGTTTCGATGGCATCGATATCAACACCGATCATCCTTACATCAAACTTTTTCCATATGCCGGCTTGGTCGGCCTCGATGGCTAAGTTTAGGGCTGTTTGCCCCCCCATAGTAGGAAGCACACAGTCAATATCCGGATGCTCAGTCAGAATTTTTACAAGTGATTTTTTCTCCAATGGAAGCAGGTAAACATTGTCTGCGGTAACCGGGTCAGTCATAATTGTCGCCGGATTGGAGTTGATAAGGGTCACAGTGATACCCTCTTCCCTTAATGATCTCGCTGCTTGAGATCCGGAATAATCGAACTCACAGGCTTGGCCAATTACGATTGGACCACTTCCAATGATCAGTACATGTTTAATGCTATTGTCTTTAGGCATGCTATAGAGAGGTTTGGATAAGTTTTTTACTTATGGCTAAATTGGTGCAAAATTAAGTAAATTATTGAAAGATGCAGGGTCAAACTGAAAAAACCTTTCCTATAATTTAAAATTATCCAGCACATAGAATAGTCAGTATCCTTGAATTGAAGCACGAATG is from Echinicola marina and encodes:
- a CDS encoding transporter, with protein sequence MKKIYLITLLFTLIIAVQKAYSQGCVAIRGFSTCNGQVGSESFLPKGEWLINGNFRYFHSFRHFRGHEEETYRVEEGTEVINDSYFFDASVSYGFSDRWYGSLILPLVYHERSSMYEHGGNPPNGLGDRHKTYASGLGDIRLSAAYWVLNPDKNSRGNFSVGLGIKLPTGDYGATSTFYNQGDNRDQTLELTVDQSIQPGDGGFGGTLELQGYRMLSHSFMLNGSFFYLANPRETNGESSRNRGTEFSVPDQYAIRLGLTYVSAVPGLSFYLGGRHECIPVYDLIGGSDGFRRPGYALSIEPGINYAKSKFSVNVNVPIALERNRTRSYLDIQNSTPDQYRHGDAAFADYLINLGFAWRISKKMPTPFHSM
- a CDS encoding DUF4834 family protein gives rise to the protein MKYIILILCIGWLFGQLFRYFLRSKLGQFAQQVKAAAREEQRTQQRAAKSDGEIHVDYVPKEYEKRSKKDIRGGEYVDYEEVKD
- the carB gene encoding carbamoyl-phosphate synthase large subunit, coding for MPKDNSIKHVLIIGSGPIVIGQACEFDYSGSQAARSLREEGITVTLINSNPATIMTDPVTADNVYLLPLEKKSLVKILTEHPDIDCVLPTMGGQTALNLAIEADQAGIWKKFDVRMIGVDIDAIETAENREKFKALMEELNVGVCVGKTATSFLQGKEIAQEIGFPLVIRPSYTLGGTGGGFVEKEEDFEKALMSGLKASPTHEVLVEQSILGWKEYELEVLRDSLGNMIVICSIENFDPMGVHTGDSITVAPAMTLPDPVYQEMRNLAIKMMNGIGNFAGGCNVQFSVSPDNQTIIGIEINPRVSRSSALASKATGYPIAKVAAKLAVGYNLDELPNSITGTTSAFFEPAIDYVIVKIPRWNFDKFKGSDRRLGLSMKAVGEVMGIGRNFQEALQKACQSLEIKRNGLGADGKELKNQEQILYSLEHPSWNRLFHIYDAFKLGISFRTIQDLTKIDKWFLKQIEELVHLDITLDKYTLDTIPKDLMVMAKHKGYADRQIAHLLGCLESEVFKKRRDEMGIKRVYKLVDTCAAEFEAQTPYYYSSFGEENESISSDKKKVIVLGSGPNRVGQGIEFDYSCVHGVLAAKECGYETIMINCNPETVSTDFDIADKLYFEPVFWEHIYEIILHEKPEGVIVQLGGQTALKLAEKLEKYGVKILGTSFEALDLAEDRGEFSSLLKENDVPYPEFGTIHNTDEALELCKTIGFPLLVRPSYVLGGQGMKIVINEKELEQHVVEVLKDIPDNEILLDHFLEGAIEAEADAICDGENVYIIGIMQHIEPAGIHSGDSYAVLPPYNLGDLVIRQIETYTEKIALALKTVGLINIQFAIKDDKVYVIEANPRASRTVPFICKAYQEPYVNYAVKVMLGANKVTDFKFNPTKKGYAIKEPVFSFHKFPNVNKELGPEMKSTGEAIYFIDDLMDDYFLKIYSERNLYLSR